From the Echeneis naucrates chromosome 7, fEcheNa1.1, whole genome shotgun sequence genome, the window TGTTGACAGGCCTGCTCTTGAGCATTCCTCTACACGTGTATTGTCCATGATTCGAGGCTGAAGCAGAACTAATGGAAAGAGTCGTCTGATCGGAGTAAGAAGACTGGATTGCCTTTCCATCTTTGTACCATATATATTTCCAATCAGAGCTGCCATGCATCTCACACTCCATCTTCACACTCTCAGTGGGGAAAATGTCCAGCCACGGGGTGATGTTCTTTATAACTGGAACAGGAATTTCTACAAACACCCAAGAGACATTAGTCACATTTAATATGCTGGGAAATGTAGTGAGTTTTGCCTTGATAGTAGAAGACGATGGGACTCCATTAGCCTGGATGAGGAACAGCGTTATTCCTCATGATCCCACACATCACAAGAAATTAATACAAAGTATCATTCTTTGGCTTACCAGATATTTGCAAGACCCGTTCATCACTCATCTCTGTTTTGTATATTGATTTGTCTCTGTTGGCCCTGCACTTATAAATCCCATTATCTGATGAACTGGCATTATGGATTATAAAGTTACTGTtggaagaaatgttttcttcatctttataCCACTGATACTCCCAACCAGATGAGACTGGAACTTTACAATTCAAGGACACTGACTCTCCAGCATACAGTTTGTCAGAATCTGGCTCTCGGGTCACCAAGGGTGTCGGCTTTTTCTCtgaagacagagcagagaaataaaagagaaatctgGCCTGACACAGAtggaaaatgaacacattaaaTTTTAATGCATGCATactacaaatatatttttggggAGACAACAGAAACTTACCTTTAACCTCCAGGTTAACCTGACTAGAATCAGTGAAGAAGACTTGAGTAGTGCCTCTTTTTGCTTTGCATGTATATAATCCACTATTTCCTTTTCCAACAGAGTTGactaaatatttgttttcagataTGCCAAGTACACTTCCTCCTTTGTGCCACACGTACTCCCATCCAGAGGAAACATTTATATGACAGCTGAAGGAAACTGATTCTCCAGGGAACATCACTTTGTAGTCCGGATCCTGTGTCAGGATGACACTGGGTTTCTTATCTGAGGGTAAACGCCAGTGTCATCAGtatataaaatgaatgaagttacCCAATACGCATTTAACAGATATTAATCCCACCTTAAAATCTTGACCGAGTTTCCTAAAAtgttaattatatatataaaaaaatcttctgTATATCTCTATTATAGATTAGACCCAAACTGCACATAAATGTAAACGAAAACTCACCATACACTGTGAGAGTGACTGTAGAACTAGATGTGCTGTGGACAGGCCTGCCCTTCAGGTGGCCCTTACAGCTATAATCTCCTGCATGTTTAGCTGAAGCAGAACTGATGGAAAGAGTTGCTCTATTTGTGTCAAAAGACACAATATCATCAGGCTCCACCTTCAGTCCATCTTTGTTCCATGTATATTCCCAGCCGGAGTCACTGTCCATCCCGCAGCTCAACACCACACTCTCAGTGGGGAACACGTCCAACCACCCGTTCACACTCTTCAAAACTGGAACAGGTAtttctaaaaacacacaagacacatGGGTCACTTCACGTATCTTTACAGAATTAGTCTTTGTAAAGCTGCAACCAATTTTATTAATTATCTACttaattttctaaaatgtcCTAAAATGACTTTTTGATCACACCCACAATGGTGCTTTGCCTGATTATTTTCTAAAACCACCATGTTCtttttcagagtaaaaaaacccacaatggCTTTGCCAGCCTCAGCATCTGTGGCGCAAGATGATTATGGCAAAGCAAGACAACAGTCTATAATTCACATGGCttggagggaaagaaaatcaCCTTAAACAAGTACAGAATTCACATAAAAGGGGCAAAGACCTTTTTTAACAATTGCAAAAAGAGAACAgtaaacatttgaaattaaactaTAGGCTATATAAAATATCCGTTGTTAGTGATATCCCCGTACTAAATACATAACACAGCAGACTTCTGAGCTATCCCTCCCAGTGTAATGCCATGCCACAAGATCCAGTTTCAacagaaaaggctgaaaataaCAGAAGCCTGATGCTCTGCTGTTtgacttaataaaaaaaaaaataaaatgttttttttttttttttttataaaggtgTGGCAACAGCGAGACAACAGTGACAACCTCATTTACATACATGATTAGTATGTGACACATTTACAGGAAATAATTAGAGCTTTtcttaaaaacacttttttaaataatacatttgttatttgttttgttttttttacttacctcGAACATCCTGTACTACATCTGCACTGTAGCCTGTGGATATTTTCTCACCCCTCTTTGCGCTGCATGAATAATTCCCCTTATCAGAAAGACTAAGATGGAGGTTGATAGTTTTACTGTTGGCAGGTTTTGGGAGATCATCTTCGCCTTTATACCACTTATAGTTCCAGCCAGAGGACACACCAACATTGCAAGTGAAGTTCACAGTTTCTCCGACATACATTGGGTTAAAATCAGGCCCTTTGATCACTGTGGGATCTGGTGTATTTtctaaaacaaatgaaacagttCACACAATATTACTGCTACATAGCACCTCAAAACATGAAGTCCAgtgaaaaagcacatttcaggTCACTCTGTTTATGTGCAGTGTAACCGAAACACTGACATCCAGTAACATCACCTTAAAGATAATTTAGTGAATTTGTTGGTAAAAAGCAGTGACAGAAGGATGTAATTCATTTGGTGAAAATTTTCTTAATTATAATGTTCAGTGGTTGATAATTATGTTTCTTGTATCTATCAACTCCTGAGGGATCATTGAACATTTGGCGCCTGATGATTCAAGCTAACCGATGTCTGTTTGCCCTTCGGTCCAGTGCAGGTTGTGTGTAGATGGTATTGTTGTTGTACTATGGCTTAGACTGGTGAGAGTGATCGAGTATAATAAAGCTTTGAGCCAAGCAGCTCAATAATGAGCTGTGACTcactaaaagaaaacatacataaatatatatatatatatatatataagatagATTGGAGAAAAAACTCTCAACAGGTTCAGCACTATTAACAACCCTTTTCGTGATGTTTCAAAATGGAATCTAATGCATTATCATAAAAATCTAGATTATGTTTGATTTAGTAGAGCTGGATTATTGTGAAGTCAATGTGTACAGGTTTAATGCAGAGGCATGAAATCTCACCATAAACTATGGCTATGGATCAGTGAAGAAGAATAGATTcctgcctctttttgttttgtatgtatgGCTTTTTCTCTGAAGACATagagcagagaaataaaagagaaatctgGCCTGACACAGAtggaaaatgaacacattaaaTTTTAATGCATGCATactacaaatatatttttggggAGACAACAGAAACTTACCTTTAACCTCCAGGTTAACCTGACTAGAATCAGTGAAGAAGACTTGAGTAGTGCCTCTTTTTGCTTTGCATGTATATAATCCACTATTTCCTTTTCCAACAGAGTTGactaaatatttgttttcagataTGCCAAGTACACTTCCTCCTTTGTGCCACACGTACTCCCATCCAGAGGAAACATTTATATGACAGCTGAAGGACACTGATTCTCCAGGGAACATCACTTTGTAGTCTGGATCCTGTGTCAGGATGACACTGGGTTTCTTATCTGAGGGTAAACGCCAGTGTCATCaatatataaaatgaatgaagttacCCAATACGCATTTAACAGATATTAATCCCACCTTAAAATCTTGACCGAGTTTCCTAAAAtgttaattatatatataaaaaaatcttctgTATATCTCTATTATAGATTAGACCCAAACTGCACATAAATGTAAACGAAAACTCACCATACACTGTGAGAGTGACTGTAGAACTAGATGTGCTGTGGACAGGCCTGCCCTTCAGGTGGCCCTTACAGCTATAATCTCCTGCATGTTTAGCTGAAGCAGAACTGATGAAAAGAGTTGTTCTATTTGTGTCAAAAGACACAATATCATCAGGCTCCACCTTCAGTCCATCTTTGTTCCATGTATATTCCCAGCCGGAGTCACTGTCCATCCCGCAGCTCAACACCACACTCTCAGTGGGGAACACGTCCAACCACCCGTTCACACTCTTCAAAATTGGAACAGGTAtttctaaaaacacacaagacacatGGGTCACTTCACGTATCTTTACAGAATTAGTCTTTGTAAAGCTGCAACCAATTTTATTAATTATCTACttaattttctaaaatgtcCTAAAATGACTTTTTGATCACACCCACAATGGTGCTTTGCCTGATTATTTTCTAAAACCACCATGTTCtttttcagagtaaaaaaacccacaatggCTTTGCCAGCCTCAGCTGGCGCAAGATGATTATGGCAAAGCAAGACAACAGTCTATAATTCACATGgcttggagggaaaaaaaatctccttaAACAAGTACAGAATTCACATAAAAGGGACAATGACCTTTTTTAACAATTGCAAAAAGAGAACAgtaaacatttgaaattaaactaTAGGCTATATAAAATATCCGTTGTTAGTGATATCCCCGTACTAAATACATAACACAGCAGACTTCTGAGCTATCCCTCCCAGTGTAATGCCATGCCACAAGATCCAGTTTCaacagaaaaggcagaaaataacaGAAGCCTGATGCTCTGGTGTTtgacttcataaaaaaataaaataaaataaataaatgtttgtaaaGGTGTGGCAACAGCAAGACAACAGTGACAATCTCATTTACACACATGATTAGTGTGTGACACATTTACAGGAAATAATTAGAGCTTTtcttaaaaacacttttttaaataataagtttgttctgttttttttttatttttttttttacttacctcGAACATCCTGTACTACATCTGCACTGAATTCTGTGAGAGGTGTTTTTTTGGCATCCCTGTAGGCTCTGCACGAATAATTCCCCTTATCAGAAAGACTAAGATGGAGGTTGATAGTTTTACTGTTGGCAGGTTTTGGGAGATCATCTTCGCCTTTAAACCACTCATAGTTCCAGCCAGAGGACACACCAACATTGCAAGTGAAGTTCACAGTTTCTCCGACATACATTGGGCTAACATTGGGCTCCTTTATCAATGTTGGAGTTGGTGCCTTTcctaaaacaaatgaaacagttCACACAATATTACTGCTACATAGCACCTCAAAACATGAAGTCCAgtgaaaaagcacatttcaggTAACTCTGTTTATGTGCAGTGtaactgaaacactgacatccAGTAACATCACCTTAAAGATAATTTAGTGAATTTGTTGGTAAAAAAACAGCTACTGAAGGATGTAATTCATTTGGTGAAATTTTTCTTAATTACAATGTTCACTGGTTGAAAGTTATGTTTGTTGTATCTATCAACTCCTGAGGGATCATTGAACATTTGGCGACTGATGATTCAAGCTAACCGATGTCTGTTTGCCCTTCGGTCCAGTGCAGGTTGTGTGTAGATGGTATTGTTGTTGTACTATGGCTTAGACTGGTGAGAGTGATCGAGTATAATAAAGCTTTGAGCCAAGCAGCTCAATAATGAGCTGTGACTcactaaaagaaaacatacatatatatatgtgtatgtcttcttttatatatatatatatatatatatatatatatatatatatatatatatatatatatatatatataaatatatatgagaCAGATTGGAGAAAAAACTCTCAACAGGTTCAGCACTATTAACAACCCTTTTTGTGATGTTTCAAAATTGAATCTAATGCATTATCATAAAAATCTAGATTATGTTTGATTTAATAGAGCTGGATTATTGTGAAGTTAATGCATGCAGGCTTAATACAGAGGTATGACAACTCACTATAATCTATAAGACTGGATCCCTGCATCTTTTTCCTTTGAATGTACATTATACACAATTTCCTCTTCCAACAGAGCTGgttgattatttgttttcagatatGCCAAGTACACTCCTTCTCTACAACACGTACTCCCATCCAGAGGAGACATTAATGTGAGAAAAAGCAAGCATTCTCTATTATAGATTAGACCCAAACTGCACATAAATGTAAACGAAAACTCACCATACACTGTGAGAGTGACTGTAGAACTAGAGGTGTAATGGGCAGGCCTGCCCTTCAGGTGGCGCTGGCAGCTATAATCTCCTGCATGTTTAGCTGAAGCAGAACTGATGGAAAGAGTTGTTCTATTTGTGTCAAAAGACACAATATCATCAGGCTCCACCTTCAGTCCATCTTTGTTCCATGTATATTCCCAGCCAGAGTCACTGTCCATCCCGCAGCTCAACACCACACTCTCAGTGGGGAACACGTCCAACCACCCGTTCACACTCTTCAAAATTGGAACAGGTAtttctaaaaacacacaagacacatGGGTCACTTCATGTATCCTTACAGAATTAGTCTTTGTAAAGCTGCAACCAGCTATCTATCCAGTAATCTTCATCTTAATTTCCTGATGAATC encodes:
- the LOC115045795 gene encoding titin; protein product: MPDRKARFPSVVYTSALSGPWKMGLIKAFSLIYFLAVCVADDTEKEIPVPILKSVNGWLDVFPTESVVLSCGMDSDSGWEYTWNKDGLKVEPDDIVSFDTNRTTLSISSASAKHAGDYSCQRHLKGRPAHYTSSSTVTLTVYGKAPTPTLIKEPNVSPMYVGETVNFTCNVGVSSGWNYEWFKGEDDLPKPANSKTINLHLSLSDKGNYSCRAYRDAKKTPLTEFSADVVQDVREIPVPILKSVNGWLDVFPTESVVLSCGMDSDSGWEYTWNKDGLKVEPDDIVSFDTNRTTLFISSASAKHAGDYSCKGHLKGRPVHSTSSSTVTLTVYDKKPSVILTQDPDYKVMFPGESVSFSCHINVSSGWEYVWHKGGSVLGISENKYLVNSVGKGNSGLYTCKAKRGTTQVFFTDSSQVNLEVKENTPDPTVIKGPDFNPMYVGETVNFTCNVGVSSGWNYKWYKGEDDLPKPANSKTINLHLSLSDKGNYSCSAKRGEKISTGYSADVVQDVREIPVPVLKSVNGWLDVFPTESVVLSCGMDSDSGWEYTWNKDGLKVEPDDIVSFDTNRATLSISSASAKHAGDYSCKGHLKGRPVHSTSSSTVTLTVYDKKPSVILTQDPDYKVMFPGESVSFSCHINVSSGWEYVWHKGGSVLGISENKYLVNSVGKGNSGLYTCKAKRGTTQVFFTDSSQVNLEVKEKKPTPLVTREPDSDKLYAGESVSLNCKVPVSSGWEYQWYKDEENISSNSNFIIHNASSSDNGIYKCRANRDKSIYKTEMSDERVLQISEIPVPVIKNITPWLDIFPTESVKMECEMHGSSDWKYIWYKDGKAIQSSYSDQTTLSISSASASNHGQYTCRGMLKSRPVNSYVSHGLKVSVYDTKPRVTVIQNPEHDVMHTGDSVSLSCHVNFSSGWTYVWYKDGAPSTESGIVYNISSVVMGSTGSYTCQVKRGQDPVFKSDQSKPVKLSISERPQASIILLTGWSEVFSTNSLVLKCMVDSADVWNYTWFKDQEEIHGAHKEKHHVTPTNDPEQSSYTCHGIRTGRPSYSKPSASLKTKNLLLKRRILLSISGCLFFGLIAVFLGCIFLRVFRKPAGDEDKPEEENLFLTMAQMKDRMDAPCPLVDYITDAELNPPSKEGEENGVICSETTPLSAQEDQEVKTEIQDTEENNDGLVSFKQ